In the genome of Phlebotomus papatasi isolate M1 chromosome 2, Ppap_2.1, whole genome shotgun sequence, one region contains:
- the LOC129802065 gene encoding leucine-rich repeat-containing protein 28-like isoform X2, which translates to MNLNVLHWSYRDLKMTNLKFIHLTGNLIDEIPADIQCLVNLEFLDVSKNRLKEIPSTIGALSKLKCLNVSENEISSIPRQIGFLRNLEALDASKNLLAVVPNELGNCINLLEINLRGNHLLTEIPSRVYALCKLIYFDVNNCGLSYLPYVVGARLVHVRAFDNQKLTHIPIVYEKFLQPWMEPLPIYCPLLNIQKDFLVKVFSPTENRWFNLPRGVIDIHKREHRIPFTLFELCIRKIYTNFWGPILDNLLAELVPRIILYYIKMGPIGHCGNGFCSNPIFKDCHFLLLKKLQNPSGVVFSAIFCSKDCADFWISKFRNMYREIDWMVC; encoded by the exons ATGAATCTCAATGTGTTGCACTGGAGTTATCGGGATTTAAAG ATGACCAATCTGAAATTTATTCACCTCACGGGCAATCTTATCGATGAGATTCCAGCTGATATTCAGTGTTTGGTGAATTTAGAATTTCTCGATGTGTCCAAGAATCGCCTAAAAGAAATACCATCGACAATTGGTGCCCTTTCCAAATTGAAATGCCTCAATGTGagtgaaaatgaaatttcttcAATTCCCAGACAAATTGGCTTTCTCAGGAACCTCGAAGCTctagatgcgagcaaaaatctCTTGGCTGTGGTGCCAAATGAACTGGgaaattgtataaatttattAGAGATTAATTTACGGGGAAATCACCTGTTGACCGAGATCCCATCGAGGGTCTATGCCCTCTGTAAGCTCATCTACTTCGATGTCAACA ATTGTGGTCTTTCCTATCTCCCCTACGTCGTTGGCGCGAGATTAGTTCACGTAAGGGCGTTTGATAATCAAAAACTGACTCACATTCCAATCGTCTATGAGAAGTTTCTTCAACCATGGATGGAACCTTTGCCAATTTACTGTCCACT TCTCAACATTCAAAAAGACTTCCTCGTGAAGGTCTTTTCACCTACAGAGAATCGTTGGTTCAACCTACCACGTGGAGTTATTGACATTCACAAGAGAGAACATCGTATTCCATTTACATTGTTTGAATTATGCATCAGGAAGATTTATACGAATTTTTGGGGTCCCATCCTGGATAATCTTCTAGCTGAACTTGTACCCAGGATCATACTGTACTACATCAAAATGGGACCTATTGGTCACTGCGGTAACGGATTCTGCTCCAATCCTATCTTCAAGGACTGCCATTTCCTTTTACTGAAGAA ACTTCAAAATCCAAGTGGAGTTGTATTCAGTGCAATTTTCTGCTCAAAGGACTGTGCAGATTTTTGGATAAGCAAATTCAGAAATATGTATCGAGAAATAGATTGGATGGTTTGCTGA
- the LOC129802065 gene encoding uncharacterized protein LOC129802065 isoform X1 yields MNLNVLHWSYRDLKVFPAEVQTASDSVEEIYLKENFIETLPLWLFQMTNLKFIHLTGNLIDEIPADIQCLVNLEFLDVSKNRLKEIPSTIGALSKLKCLNVSENEISSIPRQIGFLRNLEALDASKNLLAVVPNELGNCINLLEINLRGNHLLTEIPSRVYALCKLIYFDVNNCGLSYLPYVVGARLVHVRAFDNQKLTHIPIVYEKFLQPWMEPLPIYCPLLNIQKDFLVKVFSPTENRWFNLPRGVIDIHKREHRIPFTLFELCIRKIYTNFWGPILDNLLAELVPRIILYYIKMGPIGHCGNGFCSNPIFKDCHFLLLKKLQNPSGVVFSAIFCSKDCADFWISKFRNMYREIDWMVC; encoded by the exons ATGAATCTCAATGTGTTGCACTGGAGTTATCGGGATTTAAAGGTATTTCCGGCAGAAGTGCAAACAGCCAGTGATTCTGTGGAAGAAATATAtttgaaggaaaatttcattgaaacctTACCACTGTGGTTGTTTCAGATGACCAATCTGAAATTTATTCACCTCACGGGCAATCTTATCGATGAGATTCCAGCTGATATTCAGTGTTTGGTGAATTTAGAATTTCTCGATGTGTCCAAGAATCGCCTAAAAGAAATACCATCGACAATTGGTGCCCTTTCCAAATTGAAATGCCTCAATGTGagtgaaaatgaaatttcttcAATTCCCAGACAAATTGGCTTTCTCAGGAACCTCGAAGCTctagatgcgagcaaaaatctCTTGGCTGTGGTGCCAAATGAACTGGgaaattgtataaatttattAGAGATTAATTTACGGGGAAATCACCTGTTGACCGAGATCCCATCGAGGGTCTATGCCCTCTGTAAGCTCATCTACTTCGATGTCAACA ATTGTGGTCTTTCCTATCTCCCCTACGTCGTTGGCGCGAGATTAGTTCACGTAAGGGCGTTTGATAATCAAAAACTGACTCACATTCCAATCGTCTATGAGAAGTTTCTTCAACCATGGATGGAACCTTTGCCAATTTACTGTCCACT TCTCAACATTCAAAAAGACTTCCTCGTGAAGGTCTTTTCACCTACAGAGAATCGTTGGTTCAACCTACCACGTGGAGTTATTGACATTCACAAGAGAGAACATCGTATTCCATTTACATTGTTTGAATTATGCATCAGGAAGATTTATACGAATTTTTGGGGTCCCATCCTGGATAATCTTCTAGCTGAACTTGTACCCAGGATCATACTGTACTACATCAAAATGGGACCTATTGGTCACTGCGGTAACGGATTCTGCTCCAATCCTATCTTCAAGGACTGCCATTTCCTTTTACTGAAGAA ACTTCAAAATCCAAGTGGAGTTGTATTCAGTGCAATTTTCTGCTCAAAGGACTGTGCAGATTTTTGGATAAGCAAATTCAGAAATATGTATCGAGAAATAGATTGGATGGTTTGCTGA